The genome window GAAGATGCCAACATCAAAAGTTAGGGGTTTGAAGGGACAGATTATTATAGGTGGGCGTGCGTTCGACTTGCCGTTAAAAGAAGAAGATATTCTCAACCTTATGATTATCGATAAAAGAGTAAAGGAAAAAATAGAGAAAGCCATAGCCGTGTATGGAGAAAAAAGAATTCTGAGCGAGGAGCTTCGAGAAAGACTAGGGAAGAAAACACGAGATGAAGGCAGAAAAAGCACTCGGATAGAGTATGAGATTGACCCTGAAACCAAGATAGTTTTTTGTCTTTACGACGGAAAATTAACGTCTATGAGCCTGTCAAGGTTTACGGTCTTTCTTGCAGAGAATCAGATGTTTGATGAGTTGAAGGAATTCTTGAACAAACTACCTCCTTCCCAGTTAAGAGAGATATACAACACTCTTAAAGAATATTTGGAGGTCTATAAGAGCACTGCAGGTTCTCGAACTGAGCTAAAGAATATTCTTGAGGATCTTGAGAAAAAACTAAAATAATAATCAACTTGCATAATTGATAATTATTAAAAAACATTAGGATAAGAATAAATATATGAAAGGGAGGAATATTTCTCGATGCCTAGACTATCTTCAAGAACTCAAGCGATTGTTGGCTCTCCTATTCGAAGAATTGCAACCTTACTCGATGAGGCTCGACGAAAAGGAGATATTATTAGCTTCGGAGGAGGGGCTCCCAGTCTTCCACCACCTCAAGAAGTAGTAGATTACCTAGCAGATTTTCTCAGGAAAGCCCCCCAGAAAACAGTTGCTTACGGTGCCACGAGAGGAATGATAGAGCTAAGAGAATTAATTGCCGAGGATCTTAAGAAATATTGGAACGTGTCATATGATCCTAAAGAAGAGATAATGATTGTCAACGGAGGTACTGAGGGCATTTACCTCGCCCTGGGTGCCATACTTGAGCCGGGAGACGAGGTCGTCTTAATTGATCCCACTTATGTCGGATACGCTGAACCCGTTCGGCTTCTTGGAGGCAGGGTTCGTTATGTGCCTGTTAAAGTCGAGGAAGACTATCAGCCTAATATAGAGGATGTTAAGAAGGTTGTATCTCCTTTGACTAAAGCCTTCGTACTTTTGTCTCCAGACAACCCTACGGGACGGATTGTTACAGAGGAGTTTGTCCGTGATCTCGTCAAATTGGCCCGAGAATATGATTTCTGGATAATCTTTGATGCCGTCTACAAACACATTAGTTATGGACGTCCGACTCCCTGGGTGGACGCCTTTCCAGGAGCTAGGGAGAGGACAATAACAATCAACAGTTTCAGCAAAGAGGCCTCTATACCGGGTTTCCGGCTAGGATACGTGACGGGACCAGCGGAGGTTATAGAAAGTATGGAGAAAATTAAACAATATGTCTCGCTTGCTCCGGACACGCCTGGACAAATAGCTATGATCAAATTCTATGAGAGCGGAATAAAGGAACGATACCTGAACGAGATAGTCATCCCCACTTACCGGAAAAGGAGAGATCTAATGTATAAGCTTATAAAGGAATACCTACCAGAAGCAAGAACCACTCTCCCCGAGGGTGCATTTTACTTCTTCGTGGACATGCGTAGATATCTCGAAGCGATGGGAAGAGACGACGAGGAGTTCTCGAACAGACTCCTTTACCGGAAAAGTGTCGTTGTTATACCGGGTAAATATTTCGGCGAAATGGGTTTGGGACACGTAAGAATGACTTTTGTAAGCGAACCCGAAGAAAGAATAGAGGAGGGTATGAAGAGGATAAGTGCTTATATTTCCAGCTATCTCTAAGGCGTTATCCTAGACTCTAATATTTTCTTTTTTATGTCTCTCAAGGTATAAAGCAGTACACCAAGCCTTGTATCCTTACTGAACAGTACAGCCATATAGCCTATATCGCCTAGCTTAATGTAAATTATTCCAGACCCGTCAGGAGCGTTTACAGTAATCCAGTCAGCCTCGCCTTTACCCAATTCTGTGCTAGCCCTATTTCCAACCTCTGAAAGTACGGCTGTTAAAGCAGCAACCTTTTCTTCTAAATCCTTGTCAGTGATACTGCTAACAAGTGGAAGTCCGTCACTAGTTGCGACTACGAAGCCTTCAAAGCCAGCTACCTTTGTTACGGGCTCTATGAGACGTCTCAAAGCCTCTAGATTCAGACTCATCCTAACACCAGTTTTAATTGAGGTATCTAAAATATATTTTTAACATTTTTAATTATACCATTAACTAGTTATTAAGATTGAAAAATCTACAAGACAGCCAATGTAAGGGTCGAAGATGGTAGTGTAAAATAGCACGCCGGTTAGTATAAGTGGTACAAGCCTATTCTGCTCTATATTTAGGCTTTTGAGCTCGAATAAGTTCAACGGCGCGTTGTAGGACGCTAATTGCAGACTCTTTCTTTAACGCTACTAAAGGGACAACGATGTCGTTATTCACTCCAAAAACCTGAGCCACGGTAGATGGCTTAATACTATTTGGGAGGTCCTGTTTGTTCACAGCTATCACGTGAGGATAATCCCCAAGATTTTTCATGTACTCATACACCGTCCGAGAACGCATGACGTTAAGCATCGATGAACCATCCACGATAAAGATATAACCATGCATGCCAACCGCGAGTACACGCCACATAAACTGTAGCCTTGTCTGACCAGGAGTACCAAAAACGTACACGTCTGTTCCATCCAGGTTGACTCTACAGTAATCAAAAGCTACAGTGGTATATTGTTTTATCTGGGATTCATACAGTGTCGACACTGGAACTTCTGTAGTCAAAACTTTACCAGAAGAAATTGTTTTCACAAACGTCGTTTTACCACTAGCGTAGGGGCCACTAACCAGTATTTTTAGGTAGTCTCTTTGCATCTACCTGTCCCACCCCTGCGATCTTTATTACTTCGTCTTCGTATTTTCTCAACACGAGGTGGATCAACCCAAGGTTGGGACGTGGAGTTGAAGACAAAGCGATGAACGAGCCGTCGATCGTCGAGATAATAACATGCTCACCGTTCTCGAATTCTACATCAACTCTCTTTACGCGGCTACCAAATATATCTCCCAAAGCATCAAGCGAGCCGAGTGCTGCAGCTGAAGCTACAGCAAGAAACTCTGCTTGTGGTTGTTCTGAGGAAATATAGGATACTGGGATTCCGTCTCGCCAGGCGAAGACGATAGAGGATACCATATCGTGCGTTTCTTTTATTATCTTCGCAAGGACCCCTCTAAGCTCGACTTCCTTCTCGGAACTCAACTTTAACACCTCAAATACTTACATTGTTTTAGCTATCACGTCTCTATAATATTTGCTTATCGTTTCCCTAATTTCTCCGATGCGATTCTCGTCCACTTCAAGAAGATTATCGACTTCTATAATACCAAAAACAGTCAAATCTTTCACCTCCCCTAGCCTAAAGAGATCGATACGCCTGTTACCTTTAATAAGCGATGTTTTATCCATGTTTGACAGTCTCAGGATCTCTAGAAGCTTTGGTGGCTCCTCACTGCACTGGCCGTATTGTTTCACTATATACCCTTGTGATGTTATTATTCCTGCATAACGTACCTCAGGAAAGTAGAGAGCGATTTCTCCAATGTCTTTAAGGGCCGCTACCTCTTTGAGAGTTTCACGAGTAGGCTTCGGATAAACGCCTGTGCGAACAGCCTCGGCAGGCCTCCTCCTCTCCAGGGTTAGCATTCTACCCTCTAAGCTTGTAATCTTGGCTTCTAAACGCAGGGTGTTATCTTGAATCATCTTCAAAGAGTTTCTTAACTCCTCGATACTGGCTGACAGGCTCTGCTGGGCAGATTCAATGGTATTAATTTTTTCCCTAGTAGTACTAAGACTCTCTGTCTGAGGAGGCTTTAGCAAATCTCTCCTAAACACATGTAGAAAATACATGAAGGCTATCAGCACTCCAAGGGATATTCCAAGCGCTAAAAACGCCAGGAAGACAAGGGGGGTTATAATATCAACAGCTGATAACTGTGCTAATGTGTTTGTCAAAGTATAATAAAACATGTCTGCTCTAATTCAAGTCTCCATTGCACACCAATATAAAAATATTCGATACTATCCGTCGCTCATTGCTGACCTGAGTATTCTAGCCACCTCCTCCGGAGCTATACGGGCAACCCTTACTGAATCGAGCACCTCTATGCCTCCTATTTTTTCAAAGGGCACGAAATCTATAAACAGGTGAAAGAATGAGTTATAGCCAAATGGGTTACTATAAATTAAAACATACCTATCATGTGCTACCCCAGCCTTGTCCATGCCCCTAGATATCCTAATTAGTGTTTCAGCAAGACCCGTAATTTCAATTCTATCTAGCTCTGTGATGCGCTCTACGTGTCTCTTAGGAGCAATTCTCACGTGAAAGTTTCTCCGAGGAGCAGATGTAGCCCACGAAATCCAAGTATTATTTTCGAAGATTATTCTGTTATCGTGTCTCGAAGTGCATATGTGGCACTTCCCCTTCATCGTATCAAAAGCCTGTAATACGTTCTCCATGTATGCTCCATGACCATCTTGGTTCAGGTCGATGTATGTTTGCGCGTGGAGACGTGGCTGTGTACCACCTGCCAGGGATCCAATGTTGAAGAACACGTATGTGGGTATTAAAGAAAAACCCCTTTTTCGAGCATCGTCCACACCAGTTTTGATAGCTTCAATTAGAGAGAGGAACAACCATGTTAGTGATTCAACGCTGGCCTCACTGAATGTCTCATAGTACTTAGATACAGGGAAAGTGACAAGATTTATACCATGGGCGATTCGGGTATACTCGTCTTCAATTCGCATCCTAAGAGTTCTCTCTAGTTCGCTATCAATAACTCTAACCATAGCAGGGTATCTGTTAACAATTGTAGCGGCATATGCATCTTTAATCTCGTTCATAACTGGTTCAGTACTGAATACTCCATCAAATCGATTAGCATCAACAGTTACAAATATTGCGTAGTCTCTCCCTTCGATGATTTCTCTAAAGACATCACTGGTGCTACCTTCTCTTCTTTCTTCTCCACCCGGTCTAGATCCCCTTATTGGACTAATATACGAGAAATGACCCTTCCATTTACCTATAGGTACAAGTCTCCCAGAAGCATCTTGAAGCATTATTGGCGCGGCAGATAACGGGTCCCATTTTTTTCGAGGGATGAGGTGGATCTTGTCCTCTGAGAAGTTGTACCGAGAAATCACTCCCCAATGCATGAAAGGTATTTCCTCCAACCTCATGTAGGCTTTGACACCTTGCGACAACTTTTTCACCGCGTAAAGCCTATAACCTCAAAATCCATAAAAACTTGCTCAAGAGTCTTGATATGATCTTCGTTTAATTCTGGGACTGCACGTCTAAATGTTGAGTCAAAGGCCTTCCGAGCCGAAGCTCCTTGTCTAATTTTCTCATCAATCGTTCTGCCTAATCGAAGGAGAGTTGTCCTGCTGAGACGTGTTAGAATTTTACGGTAAGGTAATGATAGCTTCTCAAGTGTTTCTATATCGAAACCTGTTATCTTTGATAGTATCGCTAGTGCTGATGCTATATCTATAACCCTTATGTACACTATTAGAGTATCGCTTGGATTAAGGGATCGGAGTCCATCCAAACCTAACCTGTGGTATAAGAGAATCTTTGCTTTACACTTTCTTCCTAGCATTAAATATCGGAGGAACGACTCTTCCTCGTCATATGTTAAACCCAGTATTACTATCTTCTTATTTGGATTCGACTCATTGCATAAGAGGATAATCTGAGAAATTATTTCGTTCAAATCAGAGAATATTATCTGTAAGTCATCTAGTTCGCGCCTACTTCTGTTTTCTCTGAGAAAGCCTCTTTTTAGTTTAAAAAATAAAGAAGGAATTTTAAAGCTTATCCTGTCAAGATAGTATGCCGAGGTCGTTGTACTGAGGGAGGCTAGAATAGCGAGAAGATCACGCTGGGTAATACTTACATTTGCGAGGATGGGTATTAGTATCAGTAAAAGTTG of Thermofilum uzonense contains these proteins:
- a CDS encoding roadblock/LC7 domain-containing protein, giving the protein MSLNLEALRRLIEPVTKVAGFEGFVVATSDGLPLVSSITDKDLEEKVAALTAVLSEVGNRASTELGKGEADWITVNAPDGSGIIYIKLGDIGYMAVLFSKDTRLGVLLYTLRDIKKKILESRITP
- a CDS encoding HIT domain-containing protein, whose translation is MSQGVKAYMRLEEIPFMHWGVISRYNFSEDKIHLIPRKKWDPLSAAPIMLQDASGRLVPIGKWKGHFSYISPIRGSRPGGEERREGSTSDVFREIIEGRDYAIFVTVDANRFDGVFSTEPVMNEIKDAYAATIVNRYPAMVRVIDSELERTLRMRIEDEYTRIAHGINLVTFPVSKYYETFSEASVESLTWLFLSLIEAIKTGVDDARKRGFSLIPTYVFFNIGSLAGGTQPRLHAQTYIDLNQDGHGAYMENVLQAFDTMKGKCHICTSRHDNRIIFENNTWISWATSAPRRNFHVRIAPKRHVERITELDRIEITGLAETLIRISRGMDKAGVAHDRYVLIYSNPFGYNSFFHLFIDFVPFEKIGGIEVLDSVRVARIAPEEVARILRSAMSDG
- a CDS encoding roadblock/LC7 domain-containing protein, with protein sequence MSSEKEVELRGVLAKIIKETHDMVSSIVFAWRDGIPVSYISSEQPQAEFLAVASAAALGSLDALGDIFGSRVKRVDVEFENGEHVIISTIDGSFIALSSTPRPNLGLIHLVLRKYEDEVIKIAGVGQVDAKRLPKNTG
- a CDS encoding pyridoxal phosphate-dependent aminotransferase, which produces MPRLSSRTQAIVGSPIRRIATLLDEARRKGDIISFGGGAPSLPPPQEVVDYLADFLRKAPQKTVAYGATRGMIELRELIAEDLKKYWNVSYDPKEEIMIVNGGTEGIYLALGAILEPGDEVVLIDPTYVGYAEPVRLLGGRVRYVPVKVEEDYQPNIEDVKKVVSPLTKAFVLLSPDNPTGRIVTEEFVRDLVKLAREYDFWIIFDAVYKHISYGRPTPWVDAFPGARERTITINSFSKEASIPGFRLGYVTGPAEVIESMEKIKQYVSLAPDTPGQIAMIKFYESGIKERYLNEIVIPTYRKRRDLMYKLIKEYLPEARTTLPEGAFYFFVDMRRYLEAMGRDDEEFSNRLLYRKSVVVIPGKYFGEMGLGHVRMTFVSEPEERIEEGMKRISAYISSYL
- a CDS encoding GTP-binding protein, whose translation is MQRDYLKILVSGPYASGKTTFVKTISSGKVLTTEVPVSTLYESQIKQYTTVAFDYCRVNLDGTDVYVFGTPGQTRLQFMWRVLAVGMHGYIFIVDGSSMLNVMRSRTVYEYMKNLGDYPHVIAVNKQDLPNSIKPSTVAQVFGVNNDIVVPLVALKKESAISVLQRAVELIRAQKPKYRAE